Proteins encoded together in one Triticum dicoccoides isolate Atlit2015 ecotype Zavitan chromosome 7B, WEW_v2.0, whole genome shotgun sequence window:
- the LOC119340022 gene encoding E3 ubiquitin-protein ligase ATL41-like, with the protein MSSPAASPNTFDDAAADAPGTTSSNLTLLYIIIAVLVGVVLYLAVRYGRSLLSEWRELNGTGHGPPPAFHTGLSLEDIAALPTFTYRARATPTPSPQGSWGGCTSGGGKRRSGSKGRATPVECVVCLQELEDGDVVRVLPACRHFFHGSCIDTWLRAHSSCPVCRAEPESARPGEAALSPPLPQLRRSGVSPERPTASRILADILARSPLRIGGSTSESKERIISRSPSPAPTARDYTMSRSPSRTPLTHGMVDERCSLSQSPQTLEVVVVRSKSPSPMRFGRQSTTTCVGVLERTDASMSASPSPPATYAKDGGESSSKLTH; encoded by the coding sequence ATGTCGTCCCCGGCGGCATCGCCTAACACTTTTGACGACGCTGCTGCGGACGCGCCCGGCACGACCAGCTCCAACCTGACGCTGCTGTACATCATCATCGCTGTCCTCGTCGGCGTCGTGCTGTACCTGGCCGTCCGCTACGGCCGGTCGCTCCTGTCGGAGTGGCGCGAGCTCAACGGCACCGGCCATGGCCCGCCTCCAGCATTCCACACCGGGCTGAGCTTGGAGGACATCGCCGCGCTCCCCACCTTCACCTACAGAGCACGAGCGACGCCGACGCCGTCGCCCCAGGGCAGCTGGGGCGGCTGCACGAGCGGCGGCGGTAAGAGGAGGAGCGGCAGCAAGGGGAGGGCGACGCCGGTGGAGTGCGTGGTGTGCCTGCAggagctggaggacggcgacgtggtGCGCGTGCTGCCGGCGTGCAGGCACTTCTTCCACGGCAGCTGCATCGACACCTGGCTGCGCGCGCACTCGTCTTGCCCGGTGTGCCGCGCGGAGCCGGAGAGCGCGCGGCCGGGCGAGGCGGCCCTGTCGCCACCGCTGCCGCAGTTGCGTCGGAGCGGCGTGTCACCGGAGCGGCCTACGGCCTCGAGGATCCTGGCGGACATCTTGGCGCGATCGCCGTTGAGGATCGGCGGCTCGACGAGCGAATCGAAGGAGAGGATCATCTCCAGGTCGCCGTCGCCAGCACCAACGGCGCGTGATTACACCATGTCAAGATCTCCATCGCGGACGCCACTGACGCATGGTATGGTGGACGAACGGTGTTCGCTGTCACAGTCGCCACAGACGCTGGAGGTTGTGGTGGTTCGCTCGAAATCGCCGTCTCCGATGAGGTTCGGCCGTCAGTCGACGACGACATGCGTTGGCGTGCTGGAGCGCACAGATGCGAGTATGTCCGCATCGCCGTCCCCGCCGGCGACATATGCAAAGGACGGTGGCGAGTCGTCGTCTAAATTGACCCATTAA